Proteins from a single region of Lepus europaeus isolate LE1 chromosome 4, mLepTim1.pri, whole genome shotgun sequence:
- the GPIHBP1 gene encoding glycosylphosphatidylinositol-anchored high density lipoprotein-binding protein 1: MKALGAVLLALLLCGQPGRARAQDEDDDDDDVGLDGYSDDDEEEEEEAQANTGSRDTARLQCYTCQALQREERCGHTQSCTDSQAFCTTLIAHGNTESGLLTTYSTWCADTCQPITKTVEGTQMTMTCCQSTLCNVPPWHSPRPQDLPGGSSPGHPQGAGAGGPLSSLANVGAALLLSLLASL, from the exons ATGAAGGCGCTCGGGGCTGtgctcctggccctgctgctgtgtGGGCAGCCAG GGAGAGCGCGGGCGCAGGACGAGGACGATGACGACGATGACGTGGGCCTGGACGGCTACAGCGACGAcgatgaggaagaggaagaggaggcccaGGCCAACACCGGCAGCAGGGACACAG CGCGGCTGCAGTGCTACACCTGCCAGGCCCTGCAGAGGGAGGAGCGCTGCGGCCACACCCAGAGCTGCACCGACAGCCAGGCCTTCTGTACCACCCTCATCGCCCATGGCAACACCG agtCGGGCCTGCTGACCACCTACTCGACGTGGTGCGCAGACACCTGCCAGCCCATCACCAAGACGGTGGAGGGGACGCAGATGACCATGACCTGCTGCCAGTCCACCCTGTGCAACGTCCCGCCCTggcacagcccccgcccccaggacctGCCGGGCGGCAGCAGCCCCGGCCACCCGCAGGGGGCGGGAGCCGGCGGGCCCCTGAGCAGCCTGGCAAACGTGGGCGCAGCCCTGCTGCTCAGCCTCCTCGCCAGCCTTTGA